The following proteins are encoded in a genomic region of Nicotiana sylvestris chromosome 4, ASM39365v2, whole genome shotgun sequence:
- the LOC138890009 gene encoding uncharacterized protein, whose translation MVKFKHKDQEIVVHREDEQLIYRDPSIPCLEAREGSEHIVYQAIEIVVADECEKGKPCPQPFLSNASIMVAKEMIRHDYKLGKGLGYHQVLMDEEDAEKTAFTILWGTYCYRVIPFGLKNAGATYMRAMTAIFHDMMYQEIEVYVDDLTSMCEPIFKLLKKYAAIKWTNECQKAFDKIKEYLSHPPVLVPPVPGRPLFLYLTVLENSFGYVLGQHDVTGKKEQAIYYLSKKFTSYEAKQHVEDLGKRFKSIEFRYIPRCHNELADGFATLASMLPYPSNAHINPLEIQIRERHGYCNTVEAEPNIQPWYHDIKRFLKTKEYLEKASGDQKRTIRRHASGFFLSGDVLYKRTPNLNLLRCVDAEEAGRIMQWHEKFPFALLGYRTTVRTSIRSTPHLLVYGTEAVIPVEVEIPSLRTIVEAKIEDSEWVKTLLEQLTLIDEKRMAAICHGQLYQQRMTRVYNKKVWPRNFEVGQLVLRHILPHHQEAKGKFAPNWKGSYIIRKILPIGALYLGDIEGNDPEAVVNADTVKRYYV comes from the exons atggtgaagttcaaacataagGATCAGGAGATTGTGGTTCACAGGGAAGATGAGCAATTGATTTATCGGGACCCGTCAAtcccatgtcttgaagcaagagaaggAAGTGAGCACATAGTCTATCAGGCCATTGAAATCGTGGTCGCTGATGAGTGCGAAAAAGGAAAACCTTGTCCTCAACCCttcctttctaatgcatcaatcatggtggccaaagaaatgatcaggcACGACTACAAACTTGGGAAAGGGCTTG gatatcaccaggtgttgatggatgaagaagatgcagaaaagacagcttttaccaTACTTTGGGGTACATACTGTTACAGAGTCAttccatttggtctgaagaatgccggggcaacctacatgagagccatgactgccatttttcatgatatgatgtaccaagagatagaggtgtatgtggacgat ttgacatccatgtgtgaacccatattcaaattgctgaagaaataTGCGGCAATCAAATGGACAAATGAGTGCCAAaaggcttttgataaaatcaaagaatatctgtcgcaTCCGCCGGTATTGGTCCCACCTGTGCCAGGGAGgcctctgttcttgtatctgacagtcttagaAAATTCTTTCGGCtatgtcctcgggcaacatgatgtgaccggaaagaaagagcaggccatttactatctgagcaagaagttcaccagttatgaagccaa gcaacatgtggaagatcttggcaagcgattcaagtcaatagagttcaggtacatccctcgttGCCATAATGAACTGGCCGATGGGTTTGCTACgttggcctcgatgctgccatacccaaGCAATGCCCACATtaatcccttggaaatccaaatcagggaaaggcatggctactgtaatacggttgaggcagagccaaatattcagccatggtatcatgacatcaaaagatttttgaaaaccaaagaataCCTCGAGAAGGCCAGTggggaccaaaagagaaccattagacgacatgcaagtggtttctttttgagtggtgatgtcttgtacaaaaggaccccgaacctcaacttgttaagatgtgttgacgccgaagaagctggaagaatcat gcagtggcatgaaaagtttccttttgcattgttgggatatcgcactacggtgcgcacatcgaTTAGATCAACCCCacatcttttggtttatggcactgaagccgtaattCCCGTGGaggttgaaatcccttctctccggacCATTGTTGAAGctaaaattgaagacagtgagtgggtcaaaaccctcCTGGAGcagttaaccctgattgatgagaagcgaatggccgcaatctgccacgggcagttgtaccaacaaagaatgacCCGTgtttacaacaagaaagtgtggcctagaaactttgaagtggggcaactcgttctaAGGCATATTCTTccccatcatcaggaagcaaaagggaaatttgctcccaaTTGGAAAGGCTcatacatcatcagaaagatattgcccataggagcattgtacttgggagatatcgaaggaaatgatcccgaggcAGTTGTGAACGCTGACacggtcaaaaggtactatgtctag
- the LOC138890010 gene encoding uncharacterized protein gives MAPYQRPQGYNNQNQQQGCHPPQQQHGGRQEDGFARLKAMIQQVIGTLPADTQINPKDQGPKQLMVVSLHNSRDLDLEQDRARESSQAETLVPVPIELDDSTKLTEVTVHPAQEEPNTQIEDEKEAKASQESVNIPLIDVLNEMPGYAKMMKDLMSRKFDFQDLAIVTLTQTCSVVVTRLVAEKLSDPGNFTIPCTIGNFVFAKALCDLGASINLMPLAIYKRLGIGRARPTFMLLQLADRIVKRPSGILDDVLIQVGKFVFLADFVILDCKVYEEIP, from the exons ATGGCGCCTTACCAAAGGCCACAGGGATATAACAATCAAAATCAGCAGCAGGGTTGTCATCCTCCTCAGCAGCAACATGGTGGAAgacaggaagatgggtttgctagactcaAGGCAATGATACAACAGGTTATTGGGACATTGCCTGCAGACACTcaaataaatccaaaagatcaaggcccgaagcaACTGATGGTAGTGAGTCTACATAATAGCAGAGACTTAGACTTGGAGCAAGACAGGGCTCGAGAAAGCAGCCAAGCTGAGACACttgtaccagtgcccattgagctagatgattcaacgaaactgacagaggtgacagtACATCCTGCCCAAGAAGAACCCAACACACAGATTGAGGATGAGAAAGAAGCTAAGGCATCCCAAGAATCG gtaaatattccattgattgatgtTTTGAATgagatgcctggttatgcaaaaatgatgaaggacttgatgtcccgaaaattcGATTTTCAAGACTTGGCCATAGTGACTCTTACTCAGACCTGCAGTGTTGTGGTGACTAGACTAGTTGCTGAGAAGCTGTCTGACCCAGGGAATTTCACAATTCCCTGCACCATTGGTAACTTTGTCTTTGCCaaggcactttgtgatttgggggctagcataaatcttatgcccctggcgatctataagaggttagggattggaagagctagacccactttTATGTTATTGCAACTGGCTGACAGAATCGTGAAAAGACCCTCTGGTATCctggatgatgtgttgattcaggtagggaaatttgtgttccttgcagattttgtgattctagattGCAAGGTGTATGAGGAAAttccataa